Proteins co-encoded in one Brassica oleracea var. oleracea cultivar TO1000 chromosome C4, BOL, whole genome shotgun sequence genomic window:
- the LOC106337221 gene encoding uncharacterized protein LOC106337221: MAIARWLNQTVGLFVFFLLDILDFLLCFTYKTLDFFFESEWKPCYCSSPLEAQAKTRKIIVSERGEYSKVVSMTRTKIHFDEISDTLYSRGPSLLMRLSKLVSSVKCFNYKGVIMRGSVVESCDHNYESKKKISSGNKKRLMTLNSTVVEKSPTTPRWSDCNCSFCTSWLSPSNKDSLFVKVQQPKDNKKARDNVLFIHGFLSSSSFWTETLFPNFSDSAKSNYRLIAVDLLGYGRSPKPNDSLYTLREHLEMIEKSVIAQYKLKKFHIVAHSLGCVLALALTVKHPGAIKSLTLLAPPFYKVPKGVNPAQYVMRKVAPKNIWPPMQFGASLISWYEHLGRTVCLVLCKSHRLVDSLTRLFTLNRMRTYLIEGFLCHIHNGSWHTLHNIIFGSGGKLESYLDHVRDHVDCDVTIFHGGKDEVIPVECSYSVKTKVPRATVHVIPDKDHITIVVGRQKDFARELELIWQRSTTTNK, encoded by the exons ATGGCCATTGCACGGTGGCTCAACCAAACCGTAGGCCTCTTCGTCTTCTTCTTACTCGACATTTTAGATTTCTTACTTTGTTTTACTTACAAGACGTTAGATTTCTTCTTCGAATCCGAATGGAAACCCTGTTATTGCTCTTCTCCACTCGAGGCACAAGCCAAGACCAGGAAGATCATAGTGTCCGAACGAGGAGAGTACTCAAAAGTTGTGTCTATGACAAGAACTAAGATCCATTTCGACGAGATCTCAGACACACTTTACTCACGTGGTCCTTCGCTTCTAATGAGGCTCTCTAAGCTCGTGAGTTCCGTGAAATGCTTTAATTACAAAGGCGTGATCATGAGAGGCAGTGTGGTGGAATCTTGTGATCATAATTATGAGTCTAAGAAGAAGATTTCTAGTGGTAACAAAAAGAGATTAATGACTTTGAATTCTACGGTCGTTGAGAAGTCTCCGACAACACCAAGATGGTCAGATTGTAATTGCAGCTTTTGCACTTCTTGGCTTTCTCCTTCCAACAAAGATTCTCTATTTGTCAAAGTTCAACAACCTAAAG ATAATAAGAAGGCAAGAGACAACGTTTTGTTCATACATGGCTTCTTATCATCATCCTCCTTTTGGACCGAGACTCTCTTCCCAAACTTTTCTGATTCAGCTAAATCTAATTATAGGCTCATCGCAGTCGATCTTTTGGGTTATGGAAGAAGTCCAAAGCCAAACGACTCGTTGTATACACTAAGAGAACATTTAGAGATGATTGAGAAATCGGTGATCGCTCAGTATAAACTCAAAAAGTTTCACATAGTGGCTCACTCTTTAGGCTGTGTTTTGGCTCTTGCCCTCACCGTTAAACACCCTGGAGCTATCAAGTCCCTCACTCTCTTGGCTCCG CCATTTTACAAGGTGCCAAAGGGAGTAAATCCGGCGCAATACGTGATGAGGAAAGTGGCTCCTAAGAACATTTGGCCACCGATGCAGTTTGGTGCATCGCTGATTAGCTGGTACGAGCATCTTGGCCGCACCGTTTGCCTTGTACTCTGCAAAAGCCATCGCTTGGTCGATTCCCTCACTCGCCTCTTCACCTTAAACAG GATGCGAACGTATTTGATAGAAGGATTTTTATGTCACATACACAACGGGTCGTGGCACACTTTACACAACATCATCTTCGGATCAGGAGGCAAGCTCGAGTCGTATCTCGACCATGTTCGTGACCACGTGGACTGTGACGTCACCATATTTCACGGTGGCAAGGATGAGGTCATTCCTGTGGAGTGTAGCTACAGCGTCAAGACCAAAGTGCCACGTGCTACTGTACACGTCATTCCCGACAAAGACCACATCACCATTGTCGTCGGCCGACAAAAGGACTTTGCTCGAGAGCTTGAGCTCATCTGGCAAAGATCCACTACTACTAATAAGTGA